cagcacaatcCCACAGAGACAGCctcacagacacagcacagcacaaccccacagacacagcacaatcCCACAGAGACAgccccacagacacagcacagccccacagacacagcacagccccacagagacagccccacagacacagcacagccccacagacacagcacagccccacagagacagccccacagacacagcacagccccatagagacagcacagccccacagagACAGCACAGTCCCACAGATGCAgccccacagacacagcacagccccacagacACAGCCCCACAGAGACAACCCCACCCCACAGAGATtgcccagccccacagacagCAGAGCCCGGTTCACGGCGATACATGCTTTATTAGTGAGCAAGCAAACGGGGAAAGCAGCGGGGCTGTGCCCCTGCGCGCGCGTCTGTGATAAGAAGTGAGGCTCACACCCCACTACATCAGCCGGCGGAGGTCCTCGAAGTTGAGCATGTTGTTGGCTACATCGGACCAGGCCGCATGGGTTGCCCCGTCCATCTCCGGGGCCAGGCTGTTGCTGCTCTCCAGAGTGTGGTTCGTGCCGCCGATGACTTCGTGGCATTCAGGGCACGTACTCCTCTGCATTGCCCCCCCGCACTCCCCAATTACATAGATATGTCCATTTCTGCACTTGAACCAGTGGCCACGGGGACAGCCAATAGCACTGACAATCTCCACCCGCTCAGCTTCAGAAATCCCCAGTATTGACACGGGCAAGCAAGCATTGATCTTGTTGAGGTGAGCCTTCACTGCAGCCTCATCCTCCTCCGTGAATTTCTTTGTCCCTTCCAGGATCTCACGTGCACTGTTAATCTCTTCGGCAATATCTGTGGGCATCATCGTACTTGCTTTGCACCTTGCCAAGAGGCTCAGCAAGTAAGTCAGTCTCTGGATCTCAGACTGCAGGTCAGTGAGCTCTTGTCCTGTAAAATTGATGCGTTGATTATCCAGCCACTTCTGCACTTCATCCAGCCTCTTTGTCAGCCCCTTCTTTTCATTCTCATCAATTTTGTTCATAGAATCAGTTAGGTCTGCTACACGTTTGTAGAAATTAAGCAGGTTCTCAATTAGGCTGATACTCTTTGTGGAGAGAGCAGAAGCTTTTAGTTTATTTTCCAGCATGGTATACTTCGAGGGTAGATTTCTCTTTAGAACAACATTCCGCACCAGTGAAGCCTGCAGTCTCTGTCTGTTAGACTCAATTTCCTGCGCTGGGCCTTGGATTTTCTGTTTCACCCGTTCTATCTCCTCCACCTGCCTTTTCACACTGGTGCCGTATCTCAGATTCTTTCTGATGGGAGTCTGACACAAAGGGCATACCTTCAGCTTGACAACATCATCTTCTTCATCCATATAGTGGTCAAGGCCTTGTGACTCAAAGACATGGCCACAGTCTTTAAGCTGCACAAATCGAGCATCTGGGTCATCCTCAAAGCCGAAAAAGATCTGAGTGAGTTCCTCGTGGTCACAAACAAGGCACTTCTTTGGGCAGGGCTCTCCACACAATCCAACACAGGGATGACCACAGGGCAGCATCTTATCACAGGGAACATTGCAGCGAGGCCTGTTGCACGGCTCAGAGCAAAGATTGGTACACTGAtagtgctggcactgccactcACACGGCTCAGCACAAGGAACACAGCTTTCCCAACACTTCTTTTTGCACTTACTGTGAATGCAGTAGTTCTGACATGCCTTCTGACAAGGAGGACATTCAGTAGTACAAGGCTCTTGACACTTGTGGGAGCAGATCAAGACACTCTTGCATGGTTTAACACATGCCTTATGAAATCTTCCTCCAAAGCAAGTATGGCAGGTACCTGAACATACATGACCACATGCCAGTGTGACAGAACACTTACTCTCACATTTCACAGCCTCCTCATGTCCCATCCTAGTGAtccagcaagcaaccttctgCTTATGGCCACATTTCAGTGTGGCTGTAACCTGTTCAGGACACTTCACTGTGCACTGTTGCCCACAGGAACCCCTGCATGTGTGTCCACAGTTTAACTTCTTCTGGCAAGGTTCTAGGCACTTAAATTTCCATGGTGGAATACAGCATGGCACCATCTGCGTGTGGCCACACTTAGAAATAGTTTTCTCTACCTCCACCATACATTCTCCACAGGGCTTATAACATGACTTTGGGCAGCGGTGCCCATCTGCACAAAGCACCTTTTGACAAGGCTTCAGGCACTGGTAGTTTTTGTGCTCTGGGTCATATGGGTGACATGCCCTCGTGCAAACATGTCCACAGCTCAACCTAAACTCACAGGGATGAGTACAGCCTCCCTCTGGGACTTTGTTGAAGTCTTCACCTGTAGATACCTGTGTCTTTGTTTCAGGGTGGTTTTGACAGCAAAGCTCCAATGACTGGCCAATGTGACTGTTCTTCTCAAGTGTTTGAATGATCTCATTCCAGAGAGGAACCTTGCCAAGCATTCTCATGTTTCCAATACAATAGAGCCCTTTCTTAGCTCTGGATAATGCCACACATATCCGATTAGGGATCTGCAAGAACCCAGGTCTCCCCTCTTTGTTACTCCGTACCAGTGACAGCAGAATAATATCATTCTCCTCTCCCTGGTACTTATCTACTACATGAACCTTCACACCTTTAAATATCTTTGCTGGCATAAGCTTTTGCAGACAGAAGAGCTGTCCAGTGTAAGTAGTGAGAATGGTGATCTGAGAAGGTTCATAGCCCTGATGCAAGAAGTATTTGCACAGTTCCACTACAAAGTGGGCCTCATGTGGGTTCTGGTGGCTTTTCCCTTCCTGGATCTCTTGTTCAGGAACCTTATGTTCCACAAAGAAGACATTAGTTGAGACACCCTGAAACAAGAGGAAGGATGTCAGAGAGAGAATTCTAGTTTCTGTCCCCCAGCCTGTTTCCATATTCCTGATTATCCACTGACAGGACTTTTAAGGGGTTGACTACAGTATGCAGTTACTGTCTACTTAGGTGATTTCCTCTTAGATTTCCACAGATTATTAATCAAGTTACCATTTCAATTTATTTGTAATATTTCAGTAGCCTAATATGAAATCAGTTCCTGTGAGTGATTTTATTCCCCTTCTTTCCCAAGATATTTCTACTGTACATTTCCACATTATACCAAGGGAAACATGAAGTGTTAGTAACTTCTCAAAGCATAGTCATGGTGTGAACAATGTCTTATTGTGGCCCTGTGGGAAAAAGATACTAAGTTACCAGTGCACAGGGCTGAGCACATGTCTAAAACATGCCTCCTCTGTTGCtgcaataaaaacaaagcagcaaggAAGATTTCTTCTTCACCAGAAAAAACTAGAAATGCTAGAACTCCAGTTATCACTTATCAGTTCATGGTGTTTAGAGTTAATTGCTCAACTGTTCAAAAAACTCTATTTGCCTTGAGTTAGCAggagcttttaatttttaacctATTAACTTGAATTATTCTACCTGTAATAAATTACTGTTCTGCCTCCCACAACTCAGAGACTGATTTTAAGAGGAAATAACAGATTTTGTAGCTCAAACACTGATCTCTGGTTTTCCAAGGTATCCATTGTGACGAAGTGTTTGTGGAGTAGAACTTAATTCAGTCATCACCTACACTGGTTATTGTACTAGCTGGGAAGATTCAATTTTGATGCCTATTGGTATCTCAAGTTTGTTTTAAGGCCAAATGGAACCGCAAGATTCTCTAGAATAGATTCTTGTAGGATAAATTGGGTAAAATTTTGTGATCTCCCAAGTTGTTGTGTGTTTTAGGtggcatttttctgttttttggggtttgggttggCTGGATTTTGGCTGGAGTTTATTTGGGTTTCTAATTTATTTAACTAAATTGTCTTCTACAAAGACTTGATCTGGATTTCAAGGTACCAAAAGAGGATCTGCCACTTTCCCAGATAGCTTATTCTAATAATTAAATCTTCACTATTAATTTTCTCTTGTCTGACTCCAGCATTCTGCTATAGTTTTCAGTATGCTTCCTTCATCCAGTTAAAGAACTTGTAACTAATTAGTACTCTTTTTTCATATGAAGACTATGACTTACATAGTCTAAGCTACTGTAATGCTACTTCTGCAACTGCCTCCACTCTTTCTCCCAGGGTATTCAGTGGCTTGTGTTTCAGAGATCCAAGGCCATCAGTGTAGAAGTCTCAGAGATCCAAGGCCATCAGTGTAGAAGTCTAAGTTTGGCTCAGACTTCTGGGAAAATAGTTTAGTTGTGACAGAGAGCTGTGAGTGAGCCTGCAGAAAAGGGCTATGCAAGATATGCAAGGGAAGATTACAGAGAGATGATTGTTAATAGTTCAAAGATGCAAGAAAAACACCAACATAGAGATACATGAAGTCCTGGTTAGGGTGAGAAAATACAAATCAGAAAATAGGGAATGAGCATTAAGATGGAAAGTCAGTAACATTAAGGAAGAAGCAAAGACTGACACTTCTGACCGATACCCAAGGCAAGCATTCTAATAACTTACTAAATTCTGGCTGTTTATTGAACATGTTAAATAATAAGTGATTACTTTCTACTTGTAAGCTGCATAGATTTTCTTTGAAGATGTTGTTTATTGGTAAAATgcccaaacagaaaaaacaaggaaTAAACATTCCAGTAATCCTGTCACCTATTTTATGTTTGAGTTTCACATATTATGCTTTAAGTCTTCCATTTAAGGTTTCTTCTTACCTTTCAAACTCCTACAATTAGTTTGTTCCCCCTTccattttttactgttttttttaaagtcattgCTATTGTATCCATTTCCACTGTCCACCATCAGTAATGCCAGAAGAACTACAAATTACTTACCTAATACTGTATTGCACAATTCCTTGATTCAGGTATAAATTTCAATGACTGAAGTTGACCTAAGAGCCTGAAATCCTTGAACACTATATTTTAGGTCAGAAACTCATTTAGCCAGTAACAGGGGACAAAAGCAACCACTTGGATTGCTGAAAACTCACTTTTATATTCTCATATTCCAGGACAGAGGGATGGTTCTCCAGCTTCTGGTATATATGAGGACTGATAAGCTGGGCAATTTCAGGGCGCATGCGGTGCTGAAACACAAAACAGTTTTATCAGTCCTGAGGCAAGAGCATCATATTTCCCtgtcaatatttttttgctCCACTGTACAGACAGTGGCTGAATGCAAGACAAGGATGAATTTTCAGTAACAGACAAGAAGGGAGCACTTCCCAATCTCCACTCTCTCTCACCCCATTACTGACACTACCACCACTACCACAAGGAGTGGTAGTAGCAAAATATCTTCAAGAAAATCTCTTGGTAAGGTTGTTGTACAATAATGCTGGTTTCAGGACAAATCTAAGCACACTTTCAGATAACAAGATCCAGCACTTCACTCTAACTACTAAATGAGCTCTTGTATACAGGACTGCTGGTGGTAGAATTAACTTCCCTGGGCACCAAGATAGATGATTATAGCTGCCTGAGAAGAACAGTGCTGTCTCACTCTGCAAAATTCTGGAAGTTTCAGTTGCCACAATAAACTGTGCTCTTCACACAAAAACATGAGAACAACAGTGCTGTGGACAGTATCTctaaataactgaaaatatgcTAGAACTCTGTCTGTGTCAGTTTAACAGCTCCTACCACTCTTTTCAGAAGTTAGataatacattattttcttttaggcTGCTCTTACAGTAGAAATATAAACTTAAGTGTATTACAAACTTAAAACAACCTAAATACAAATGCCATGAAGTTTTTTGTAGCTCTTTCTTACTTGGTACTTCAGACAGACAAAGGGGAAATCCACTTTGATCAGACGTTCAAAGAGAGAGACTTCGAGGTTGAAGTTCTTGGCCAGGTCATATACATTTGCACTAGGCTGCAACTGAAAGAGAAGGGATAGGAGGTCATATTTTTGGCACTTTTCCTATCTGTTAGTAGGATTTTTCACTCTCATTTTCTGTGACTGGTTGCCCACTGAAAGGCTAGAGACTGGATTCTTGCAGAAGTGCTAAATATCAAAGATACAATCACAATCAAAGCATGTGTAAAATTGTATCAGTGAAACTAAAACACCAGCCCAACAGGAGCTCTACTCTGAAACTAGAGGAGAAAGGACCTGTGGTATCTGTGGAAGCTGGGAAGCTACAAGCCTTGGCAATTTTCCCACACAGTGTTTGGTTAGACTGCTCTTGTTCATTAACACAGCAGATAAAGATGTTAGTCATAAAAGTTACCTGCTGGTGATCTCCAATGAGGATGAGGTGCTGGCAGTCTTTACTCAGAGTAGTAATGGTGTGAGCCTCAAGCacctctgctgcctcctctACAATGACAATTTGTGGCTGTATGTACTGCAAGATCTGTCGGTATTTTGCAGCACCTGGGCAAGGACAGAAGATAAACCTTAGGATAAAACTACATTCAAGCAGTAAAGCAAGACTTTTCATAGAGAGGAGTTGGCTCTGTCTCAGAAAAGACTGGGGTTCTTCTTGAGATTCTCCATTTTAACACTTGgctttttcaattttaaaacagCACCATACCAGGGATGGCTTATATATGAAGAGTTATTAAGGAAGGCAGGGGATTAGTCCTATGGCTGCCTTAGTCCTTTTGCAATGAAGATAGACTCAATACATGGTTCTACACATATAAATAGGCCTAAATTGTCACTCCAAAGGGACATACTACAATGACCTTGGCACTGCCATCTCCAGAAGGTGGTGTGGAAATAGCAATACAGGTATTAGCCGTGCCTTAATAAGGCACAAGTGGTGCAGTTCTGTTACAAGAATGCTATTCAAGAGAGGAGGAGTGCAAAAGGGAACAGAAGCTGCTCATGCCGCTAATTAACAACTCTCACAACAGCCCCATTTGCAAAGGAGTCAGAGATTAAAAAGGCTCCAGACTAATGCAGAGCCTGACCCAGGCTGTGAAGCAGCACGTGATACTAATCTTTCAGCAAAAAGGTTCCTTAAACATGACATAAGCAATACAATACTGGTTTGCTTCCCAACTGCTCTGCACCTGTAGTTGTCATCCCCACAATCCTGGCCTGACTGAGAATACAGAGATCTTGTTGCAGCTTCAgtcttttcagtctttctgctgcttcctgaTATTTCTCTTCAAGGTGCAAAATGTCCTCTCGAATAAAGCCCTGGTAAGTCTTCAGCCAAAGCCTGGGAAGAAAGTGCCATTATCACACActgcaaggaaaacagaagggtGATCCACAAGTTCTGAGTGGATTCAGTTCAAAACTTCCCCCATGTCTTTTGGGAAACAGATTATTACCAGCTGTACTTAGTCCTGAACATTTACAAATGCAGGGCATgacattgcatcccatgcagTACAAGGAAGGTAAGATCAAGCATGCTCAAACAAGGAGCTGAACAGATACAGGCAGAAACATCATGGCTTGACGCAGTTTGCACACTGGAATGATCCTAGGAAACACCTGCCTGACAAGCCCTGAAAAACAGCTTTGTCACCTGTAAAGCCTCCAGCGGGAGCTCAGGTCAAGCTGCCACACATTCTGAATTGCACTGGCCTCTAACTCTGTCATTGTGTTCAGTTTACGGAGCTCAACTTTCATCTTCTGCTTAATTTTTCTCCAATGGCCAGGAGTtatctaccaaaaaaaaaaaaaaaaagaaaaaaaaagtgccccAATAAGCAGTTACAGCATGAAGATTCTTTTGTACTACCATCCTCACATTATTCTTTACATAGTTATGCTAATGCATGCAGTTACCTCCCACTGCATGTCCTCCTGCTGTGGTTgagcttttccttcttcctgatCCAGCTCCATAGCCAACATGGATCTGGCTAGTTCATGAACAGCTAGGtcatcttcctccttcctcctccaagGGTTTGCTATCTTTTCATCCTCAATCACTCTCTCAGCTTCAATCAGGTCAGCCATCTCTGGGATCTTCAAAAGCTCCTCTTCTGCTtcatcttctccctcctcctctctttcCTGCTGACCACCTGTGAGAGTCAACAGTCATATGCAGTAAGCCACAGCCATTCTATCAGTGCAGCAGTAAGATCAGTATCTGGAAATTAGGGTTAATGTTCTTTCCACTCCTTCACAGTATCACACATCATTCTGCGCCGGTTAAGTAGCAGCATCTCTTTTTTGGCACATATACACTGCTTAAGTAAACGCACTTGTAGAAGATGTGTCTGGGGTGGGTGtctttttggtgtttgttttttcattttgtttgttttacctgGATTTTCAGCCCATATATTCTCTGCAGCattctgagtgaaggcagatACACGAAGTCCCAGCCATTCCAGAATCAGTGAATGTCGTGAACCAATGCAGAAAACCTCATCATCCTCCTAATACAGGGAAAGTCAAATTAGCCAGGCCTATTGCACTTCAGAGACTTAGGATGATGCCAAAGCAGCACCTTACAGCAGTAGTAACTAGGACAAGTTCTCCTGAGACACCCTCCAGAAAGTTCACACAGCCCCAGATCTTCAGAAAGGGTACCCCTCCTCCCCTTCTGTTTAagaggtttttgtttgggtaCTTGCATATTTATGCTGCTAAAGATCAGTTAGAATCTCTGCAGTTAGCCCTGCCTGTCTTGACTACTGTCATTTGGCACAGCTTGCTGTTCACTCCCTCACTTTTCCGATAACCAAATGATGCTAAAAAGATGTATGCTGGGGGAACCTCAGGCCCATTAGCATAAAGAATGGTGAGCATGCACTGGGACCACTTAACTCAGAAGAAAGG
This genomic stretch from Cinclus cinclus chromosome 18, bCinCin1.1, whole genome shotgun sequence harbors:
- the ZNFX1 gene encoding NFX1-type zinc finger-containing protein 1; protein product: MEGPGQEPHDRQPQGGARGEGNALHLDAGFIGRNRNRTNNVPGQAPQLGENVQDSNYTPLPGQREERIGGWISKVPQSSKNKPRIRGGQDNSKATGFWTKQENEGRRMRYQGAQRHEKGRGRWNEQEIAFRGTRYQFGQAHERTRGTWNGQENGGRGRGYRGVQAQGGARVRGLRSGWENEGSTWKMQPQENPHFYQNATPGGAHHSKQPRRARRIDCKFLKSLLEKGPSVIVIILDSSSELKELLSQTTMNHNFVQLICQVLQKACCSQVDRQGVQHILGVVKESNFLKICLPQYVSDMVTQVDPAVRHAYPEHISNIILLLWHLISTFPASSVQKVSILFTVLTASINALKGFGVDITEEAEKNLNEVQMLMQHLQEKRREGTLRADNCAFIQSQDGKEESYRTMSIYPTYDEIHGNEKPFLRPNFVFGRYESTSIYLDTHFRLLREDFVRPLREGIMEILQNPQDRNLRKKKFDDIRIYFDARIIAPCCTSTGISYKVEFDTKPLWFVQWQNSKRLLYGSLVCMSQDHFETFLFATVSNRNAAELVNGIVELCFNAESQPLLAEVQPSDSFLMVETTAYFEAYQHVLEGLQKMREEDIPFQKYIVECDAQVKEPAYLTADTAYNLAPLVETSHKEECPDNLKSVRILDPNQWLSMEALKLDESQMQALNLALTKELAIIQGPPGTGKTYVGLKIVQALLTNDRVWQGTYLKRPILIVCYTNHALDQFLEGILPFQDDGIVRIGGRSSSVALHRFTLKELKRINYRFHLKDYFSGDYAHIMSKMQETEQQLLEGARRLECTTHGVVSERYLKPHMAPQHWASLKMGLEDDEVFCIGSRHSLILEWLGLRVSAFTQNAAENIWAENPGGQQEREEEGEDEAEEELLKIPEMADLIEAERVIEDEKIANPWRRKEEDDLAVHELARSMLAMELDQEEGKAQPQQEDMQWEITPGHWRKIKQKMKVELRKLNTMTELEASAIQNVWQLDLSSRWRLYRLWLKTYQGFIREDILHLEEKYQEAAERLKRLKLQQDLCILSQARIVGMTTTGAAKYRQILQYIQPQIVIVEEAAEVLEAHTITTLSKDCQHLILIGDHQQLQPSANVYDLAKNFNLEVSLFERLIKVDFPFVCLKYQHRMRPEIAQLISPHIYQKLENHPSVLEYENIKGVSTNVFFVEHKVPEQEIQEGKSHQNPHEAHFVVELCKYFLHQGYEPSQITILTTYTGQLFCLQKLMPAKIFKGVKVHVVDKYQGEENDIILLSLVRSNKEGRPGFLQIPNRICVALSRAKKGLYCIGNMRMLGKVPLWNEIIQTLEKNSHIGQSLELCCQNHPETKTQVSTGEDFNKVPEGGCTHPCEFRLSCGHVCTRACHPYDPEHKNYQCLKPCQKVLCADGHRCPKSCYKPCGECMVEVEKTISKCGHTQMVPCCIPPWKFKCLEPCQKKLNCGHTCRGSCGQQCTVKCPEQVTATLKCGHKQKVACWITRMGHEEAVKCESKCSVTLACGHVCSGTCHTCFGGRFHKACVKPCKSVLICSHKCQEPCTTECPPCQKACQNYCIHSKCKKKCWESCVPCAEPCEWQCQHYQCTNLCSEPCNRPRCNVPCDKMLPCGHPCVGLCGEPCPKKCLVCDHEELTQIFFGFEDDPDARFVQLKDCGHVFESQGLDHYMDEEDDVVKLKVCPLCQTPIRKNLRYGTSVKRQVEEIERVKQKIQGPAQEIESNRQRLQASLVRNVVLKRNLPSKYTMLENKLKASALSTKSISLIENLLNFYKRVADLTDSMNKIDENEKKGLTKRLDEVQKWLDNQRINFTGQELTDLQSEIQRLTYLLSLLARCKASTMMPTDIAEEINSAREILEGTKKFTEEDEAAVKAHLNKINACLPVSILGISEAERVEIVSAIGCPRGHWFKCRNGHIYVIGECGGAMQRSTCPECHEVIGGTNHTLESSNSLAPEMDGATHAAWSDVANNMLNFEDLRRLM